From Lolium perenne isolate Kyuss_39 chromosome 5, Kyuss_2.0, whole genome shotgun sequence, a single genomic window includes:
- the LOC127303278 gene encoding aspartic proteinase nepenthesin-1-like encodes MVTAAVSEEAPPGGYQFELIHVDAHGNFTREELIHRALSRAHLRAAMLSGAKDKDVDANSAAVSGSFSVPVQYSPKTYMMELKLGSTVPETTMLAVADTGSDLIWTNQLKECIGNPSFTPTNMSCAEACSAVKKQCTTCMFDKTYGGGTITVLTGTETVAMTTGAGTTKKKEVALACAIDWTKKMLPVAAHGIVGLSRGPMSLVKQLGVTEFSYCLRDPLNSSMRSPLWFGGNAQSAAGGKDGWRTTPLVEISTEHSKLPEWAKNDYYVELDQICINGKCSGQLPQQDFSLKPSHGGKGLMLVDSGSTYMHLDTNIFEALKSVMREALGVNVVTKVITKGKSEMNCFDETPTSKPDLVLKFPKADMSIPWASYVEKGEHGFCLYILKGTSILGNFQQHNVSMLYDLDKKELSFKRVEDCTA; translated from the coding sequence ATGGTGACGGCGGCCGTGTCTGAGGAAGCACCCCCCGGCGGCTACCAGTTCGAGCTCATCCACGTTGACGCCCATGGCAACTTTACCAGAGAGGAGCTCATCCACCGTGCCCTGAGCAGAGCCCACCTGAGAGCGGCGATGCTATCGGGAGCCAAAGACAAGGACGTCGACGCCAACTCTGCTGCCGTTTCCGGGTCATTCTCAGTCCCGGTCCAGTATAGCCCCAAGACGTACATGATGGAGCTCAAGCTGGGCAGCACGGTGCCGGAGACGACGATGCTGGCCGTGGCCGACACCGGCAGCGATCTCATCTGGACGAACCAGCTGAAGGAGTGCATTGGCAACCCCTCCTTCACCCCCACCAACATGTCCTGTGCCGAGGCCTGTAGCGCTGTGAAGAAGCAGTGCACCACCTGCATGTTCGACAAGACGTACGGCGGCGGCACTATAACAGTGCTCACAGGCACGGAGACGGTGGCCATGACCACCGGCGCCGGTACCACTAAGAAGAAGGAGGTCGCCTTGGCGTGCGCCATCGACTGGACCAAGAAGATGCTGCCGGTGGCCGCGCACGGGATCGTAGGGCTCAGCCGGGGGCCCATGTCGCTGGTGAAGCAGCTGGGGGTCACCGAGTTCTCCTACTGCCTGAGAGACCCGCTTAATTCGTCGATGAGAAGCCCGCTTTGGTTTGGCGGCAACGCCCAGTCTGCTGCCGGCGGCAAGGACGGCTGGCGGACCACGCCGCTGGTCGAGATCTCGACGGAGCACAGCAAGCTGCCGGAGTGGGCCAAGAACGACTACTACGTGGAGCTGGACCAGATATGCATAAATGGTAAGTGCAGCGGGCAGCTCCCACAACAGGACTTCAGCCTTAAACCAAGCCATGGCGGCAAGGGGCTGATGCTGGTGGATTCGGGCAGCACCTACATGCACCTGGACACCAATATCTTCGAGGCGCTCAAGAGCGTCATGCGTGAGGCGCTGGGTGTCAATGTGGTCACCAAGGTAATCACCAAGGGCAAGAGCGAAATGAACTGTTTCGACGAGACTCCCACTAGTAAGCCAGATCTGGTGCTCAAGTTCCCCAAAGCCGACATGAGCATACCCTGGGCAAGCTATGTGGAGAAGGGTGAGCATGGTTTCTGTTTATACATTCTGAAAGGCACGTCGATCCTGGGGAACTTCCAACAGCACAACGTATCCATGCTTTATGACCTCGACAAAAAGGAGCTGTCATTTAAGAGGGTTGAGGACTGCACAGCATAA